In the Tribolium castaneum strain GA2 chromosome 1, icTriCast1.1, whole genome shotgun sequence genome, one interval contains:
- the LOC135267928 gene encoding uncharacterized protein LOC135267928 isoform X2 has protein sequence MDFSSENEIDAIASAAVSNLLPAKSRPQYEKTYLQFRQWCSMKKIDQVTENVLLAYLEEKSTTLKPPTLWALYAMLKATLNVKENIDTRYRSKKSQILDKEDISKFINEADDKIYLLMKTVLILGISGALRREELVKMKLTDIEDKQSVLIVKVPDTKTHCERIFTVSNLENIEIVRKYRALRPPRATSDRLFLKYTNGKCVNQNVGINKIGEIPSLIAKWLNKDEPKKYTGHCFRRSSATLLANAGGDLISIKRHGGWRSSTVAESYIEDSLNNKIEIANKIQPSSSTEENKITQPSTSASFNGENNFHLQASSLRPLGINGGTFSSCTFNFHMSK, from the exons atggattttagcagcgaaaacgaaatagatgcaattgcaagcgcggcagtgtcgaatcttttgcctgctaaatcaagaccgcagtacgaaaaaacgtatcttcagtttcggcagtggtgttctatgaaaaagattgatcaagtaacggaaaatgttttgttggcgtatttggaagaaaagtctaccaccttaaagccaccaacactctgggccctttatgcgatgttgaaaGCCACCTTAAACGTTAAAGAGAATATCGATACAC GTTACAGAAGCAAGAAGTcgcaaattttagacaaagaagacattagcaagtttattaatgaagcagatgacaagatatatttactgatgaag actgTGCTAATTTTGGGTATATCGGGAGCCCTTCGACGTGaagaattagttaaaatgaagctaactgacatagaagataaacagtctgtcttaattgtgaaggtgcctgatacaaaaacccactgcgaacgaatatttactgtttcaaatttagaaaatatagaaattgtcagaaaatatAGAGCTTTGCGGCCTCCACGGGCGACTAGTgaccgtttatttttaaagtataccaacggaaaatgtgtgaatcaaaatgttggaattaacaaaatcggagagataccaagtttgattgcaaagtggcttaacaaagacgaacctaaaaaatatactggtCACTGCTTCAGAAGAAGCTCTGCCACTCTTTTGGCGAATGCTGGAGGTgatctaatttcaattaaacgtcATGGGGGCTGGAGAAGCAGCACAGTGGCAGAAAGTTACATCGAGGactctttgaataataaaattgaaattgccaataaaattcaaccttcttcctccacagaagaaaacaaaatcactcAACCTTCTACATCGGCTTCTTTTAATGGCGAAAATAACTTTCATTTACAAGCGTCTTCACTCAGGCCTCTGGGGATAAACGGGGGCACGTTTTCGTcatgcacatttaattttcatatgtcaaagtaa
- the LOC135267928 gene encoding uncharacterized protein LOC135267928 isoform X1: protein MDFSSENEIDAIASAAVSNLLPAKSRPQYEKTYLQFRQWCSMKKIDQVTENVLLAYLEEKSTTLKPPTLWALYAMLKATLNVKENIDTRKFPKLVPYLKSKSVGYRSKKSQILDKEDISKFINEADDKIYLLMKTVLILGISGALRREELVKMKLTDIEDKQSVLIVKVPDTKTHCERIFTVSNLENIEIVRKYRALRPPRATSDRLFLKYTNGKCVNQNVGINKIGEIPSLIAKWLNKDEPKKYTGHCFRRSSATLLANAGGDLISIKRHGGWRSSTVAESYIEDSLNNKIEIANKIQPSSSTEENKITQPSTSASFNGENNFHLQASSLRPLGINGGTFSSCTFNFHMSK, encoded by the exons atggattttagcagcgaaaacgaaatagatgcaattgcaagcgcggcagtgtcgaatcttttgcctgctaaatcaagaccgcagtacgaaaaaacgtatcttcagtttcggcagtggtgttctatgaaaaagattgatcaagtaacggaaaatgttttgttggcgtatttggaagaaaagtctaccaccttaaagccaccaacactctgggccctttatgcgatgttgaaaGCCACCTTAAACGTTAAAGAGAATATCGATACACGTAAGTTTCCGAAGTTAGTGCCCTACCTGAAAAGCAAAAGCGTAGGTTACAGAAGCAAGAAGTcgcaaattttagacaaagaagacattagcaagtttattaatgaagcagatgacaagatatatttactgatgaag actgTGCTAATTTTGGGTATATCGGGAGCCCTTCGACGTGaagaattagttaaaatgaagctaactgacatagaagataaacagtctgtcttaattgtgaaggtgcctgatacaaaaacccactgcgaacgaatatttactgtttcaaatttagaaaatatagaaattgtcagaaaatatAGAGCTTTGCGGCCTCCACGGGCGACTAGTgaccgtttatttttaaagtataccaacggaaaatgtgtgaatcaaaatgttggaattaacaaaatcggagagataccaagtttgattgcaaagtggcttaacaaagacgaacctaaaaaatatactggtCACTGCTTCAGAAGAAGCTCTGCCACTCTTTTGGCGAATGCTGGAGGTgatctaatttcaattaaacgtcATGGGGGCTGGAGAAGCAGCACAGTGGCAGAAAGTTACATCGAGGactctttgaataataaaattgaaattgccaataaaattcaaccttcttcctccacagaagaaaacaaaatcactcAACCTTCTACATCGGCTTCTTTTAATGGCGAAAATAACTTTCATTTACAAGCGTCTTCACTCAGGCCTCTGGGGATAAACGGGGGCACGTTTTCGTcatgcacatttaattttcatatgtcaaagtaa